Proteins encoded in a region of the Amia ocellicauda isolate fAmiCal2 chromosome 19, fAmiCal2.hap1, whole genome shotgun sequence genome:
- the LOC136715012 gene encoding serine/threonine-protein kinase N2-like, whose amino-acid sequence MGLKAILRKSYVYPVVLALMLWRRFTSRPEKPDAGGQVEEGAGEGLPEAQGLTAASRHDISPATSTTAVERPSQKDVVVTDIPTDRSSDVAKPDAHRREEIDVPEPGSLAVPSSTDMRGQRLLGSGVKNYKSVAVLGHGTFGKVLLAEDKDRSEMVAIKALKKGDIVILGNVESVMCERRILETVSSVRHPFLVNLLSCFQTQVHICFVMEFAAGGNLSTHMQAARFKEPRAIFYAACVVLGLEFLHERRIVYRDLKPDNLVLDSEGFLKIADFGLCKEGIGFGDHTSSPCGTPSYFAPEVLTQASYTRAVDWWGLGVLIFHMLVGRPPFRGDDGEQLFRNIVEAEVRYPWFVSSKAASIMKELLHKTPVERLGSGEGDAAEVKKHPYFSRVDWNGLLERKVKPPFIPTIRGHKDVRNFSSAYVSENIPVLTPPQQPIILTEEEEENFCDFGYTATWC is encoded by the exons ATGGGATTGAAGGCGATCTTGAGGAAGTCCTACGTGTATCCTGTGGTGCTGGCACTCATGCTATGGAGGCGCTTCACGTCTCGCCCGGAAAAGCCCGATGCTGGTGGGCAGGTAGAGGAAGGCGCTGGAGAGGGTCTGCCTGAGGCACAGGGCCTCACTGCCGCCTCCAGGCACGACATCTCACCGGCGACCAGCACGACGGCCGTGGAAAGACCGAGTCAGAAG GATGTAGTGGTGACTGACATCCCGACTGACAGAAGTAGTGATGTGGCAAAACCAGACGCCCACCGTCGAGAGGAGATTGACGTTCCAGAGCCGGGGAGCTTAGCTGTTCCATCATCTACAGATATGAG GGGGCAGCGGCTTCTGGGTTCTGGTGTCAAGAACTACAAATCTGTTGCCGTGCTGGGGCATGGCACTTTTGGGAAG GTGCTGCTTGCTGAGGACAAAGATAGATCTGAAATGGTGGCCATTAAGGCACTGAAAAAAGGAGATATTGTAATCCTTGGTAATGTTGAGAG CGTCATGTGTGAAAGGAGGATTTTGGAGACCGTCAGCAGTGTCCGGCACCCCTTTTTGGTGAACCTCCTGTCCTGCTTCCAGACGCAAGTTCACATCTGTTTCGTTATGGAGTTTGCGGCAGGGGGAAACCTCTCAACACACATGCAGGCAGCCAGGTTTAAGGAGCCCAGGGCCAT attttatgCGGCTTGCGTGGTGCTGGGCTTGGAATTCCTGCACGAGCGCAGAATAGTgtacag ggATTTGAAGCCAGATAACTTGGTGCTGGACTCAGAGGGCTTTCTGAAAATTGCAGACTTTGGGCTCTGCAAGGaag GCATCGGTTTCGGAGATCACACCAGTTCACCTTGCGGCACTCCCTCGTATTTCGCTCCAGAAGTCCTGACCCAAGCATCTtacacccgggcagtggactggtggggCCTGGGTGTGCTCATCTTTCATATGCTGGTTGGCAGG CCTCCTTTCCGCGGTGACGATGGAGAGCAGTTGTTTCGGAATATTGTTGAGGCTGAAGTGCGATATCCTTGGTTCGTCTCTTCAAAGGCCGCCTCCATAATGAAAgag ctTCTGCATAAAACTCCAGTCGAGCGCCTTGGGTCAGGTGAAGGGGATGCTGCAGAGGTGAAGAAGCATCCCTACTTCTCG AGAGTGGATTGGAATGGGCTGCTGGAAAGGAAGGTGAAGCCTCCTTTCATCCCTACCATCAGAGGGCACAAGGATGTCAGGAATTTCAGCAGCGCATACGTGTCAGAAAATATACCAGTCCTGACTCCACCTCAGCAGCCCATCATACTcaccgaggaggaggaggagaacttCTGTGACTTTGGATACACAGCAACATGGTGTTAG